The following coding sequences lie in one Arachis ipaensis cultivar K30076 chromosome B03, Araip1.1, whole genome shotgun sequence genomic window:
- the LOC107633239 gene encoding uncharacterized protein LOC107633239, with amino-acid sequence MKLKASTSDAETLENEPLVLTKEINTLVQKKLPQKLPDPESFLIPCTIGTITFEKALCDFGSSINLMPLSIMKRLGILEVQPAKISLEMADKSLKRAYGMVEDVLVKVEDFIFLQIS; translated from the coding sequence ATGAAGCTGAAGGCCAGTACCTCCGATGCAGAGACATTGGAGAATGAGCCTCTAGTGCTGACCAAGGAGATCAACACCTTGGTTCAGAAGAAGCTGCCTCAGAAGCTACCAGACCCCGAAAGCTTCCTGATTCCCTGTACCATAGGGACAATCACCTTTGAGAAGGCACTATGCGACTTTGGGTccagcatcaatctcatgcctcTATCTATAATGAAGAGGCTGGGAATTCTAGAGGTCCAACCTGCTAAGATCTcgttggagatggcagacaagtccttgAAAAGGGCATATGGTATGGTGGAGGATGtcctggtaaaggttgaagactttATCTTCCTGCAAATTTCGTGA